The Chloracidobacterium sp. genome window below encodes:
- the trxA gene encoding thioredoxin, producing the protein MGGNVIEITDSNFEREVLQSEHPVLVDFWAAWCAPCRMLAPTIEALAKDYAGRVRVGKLNVDENNQTSVRFGIRGIPTLILFKNGRETSRLTGAYPKDRIARMIDEHI; encoded by the coding sequence ATGGGCGGCAACGTCATTGAAATCACGGACAGCAACTTCGAGCGTGAAGTTTTGCAGTCCGAACATCCAGTGCTGGTGGATTTTTGGGCGGCGTGGTGCGCCCCCTGCCGGATGCTGGCCCCAACCATTGAGGCTTTGGCGAAGGACTACGCCGGGCGTGTTCGAGTAGGAAAGCTTAATGTAGACGAAAACAACCAGACATCGGTTCGCTTCGGTATTCGCGGCATTCCGACCTTGATTCTGTTCAAAAATGGTAGGGAGACAAGCCGTTTGACGGGCGCATACCCAAAGGACAGGATTGCTCGAATGATTGATGAGCACATATAA
- a CDS encoding RDD family protein, translated as MICSVCGYIQADSERVCRRCGHIIAVRHVPARMESKLPPTSTEAIGAGGPFPREVQSVGNVPAWRAELSARVRQVKARRMMESELEAARRDQRSEGQHRRRDEHLASIPPLVDDLAAEPLSEAVHASKETPLDNLEAVENPLVRGALQRVRRAAESPRPVTFPPRRVSAAAHDTLTLNSSAVVAPPPAAPPVDIGEIAGELDAALGDFDLLLNQPPTPATTPAPAAPPSASPVAQATPAPLASPAPTRVLRRIRPLVRERALAGLIDAAVVALSCLPLLCVVVVTGVTLVHPGVAAILASSAALIAGMYLFGTVTVAGQTFGMMYMGLRVVSIYEDHELTAVQALLRTIGCGVSLLPLGAGFLWVLIDRNQRGWHEYVSATQLVREWYVELPSDDKRTSG; from the coding sequence ATGATTTGCTCTGTTTGCGGGTATATTCAGGCCGACAGTGAACGGGTTTGTCGGCGCTGCGGACATATCATTGCCGTTCGTCACGTTCCGGCGCGCATGGAAAGTAAACTGCCACCCACAAGTACGGAAGCGATAGGCGCAGGTGGGCCGTTTCCCCGTGAGGTGCAGTCGGTTGGCAATGTACCGGCTTGGCGGGCCGAGTTGAGCGCGCGCGTCCGGCAAGTCAAGGCCCGCCGGATGATGGAATCCGAGCTTGAAGCCGCCCGCCGTGACCAGCGCAGCGAGGGACAACACCGGCGGCGGGATGAACACCTGGCTTCAATCCCACCGCTGGTTGACGACCTTGCGGCTGAGCCTTTGTCGGAAGCGGTTCACGCGAGCAAAGAGACGCCCCTTGACAATCTTGAAGCTGTTGAAAACCCACTGGTACGCGGCGCGCTGCAGCGTGTCCGCCGGGCGGCGGAGTCGCCCCGCCCGGTGACCTTTCCACCACGTCGCGTCAGCGCCGCCGCCCACGACACCCTGACGTTGAACAGTTCGGCGGTGGTTGCGCCGCCGCCTGCTGCACCGCCAGTGGACATCGGTGAAATCGCCGGCGAACTAGACGCTGCGCTGGGGGACTTTGATCTCCTGTTGAATCAACCACCAACACCAGCGACAACGCCAGCACCCGCTGCGCCGCCGTCTGCATCGCCGGTTGCTCAAGCAACGCCGGCCCCGTTAGCTTCCCCGGCGCCGACCCGCGTACTACGGCGAATTCGTCCGCTTGTTCGTGAGCGGGCGCTGGCTGGACTGATAGACGCAGCTGTTGTGGCGCTTTCGTGCCTACCACTGCTCTGCGTTGTGGTGGTGACGGGCGTGACGCTTGTGCATCCAGGTGTGGCGGCGATTTTGGCGTCGTCCGCCGCGCTTATTGCCGGCATGTACCTGTTTGGGACGGTGACGGTCGCCGGACAGACGTTCGGGATGATGTACATGGGGCTGCGGGTAGTCAGCATCTACGAAGATCACGAACTGACAGCTGTCCAAGCGTTACTGCGCACAATCGGATGTGGCGTGTCTCTTCTGCCGCTGGGCGCAGGTTTTCTGTGGGTTCTCATTGACCGCAACCAGCGCGGTTGGCATGAATACGTTTCGGCGACGCAACTCGTCCGTGAGTGGTACGTCGAGCTACCGTCCGACGATAAACGGACGAGCGGGTAA
- a CDS encoding ABC transporter ATP-binding protein has product MPLLVVEGLRTYFPTPAGVVRAVDDVSFVIERGETLALVGESGSGKSVTALSIMGLVSPPGRIVAGCMQFNGRDLRTAADWMALRGSQMAMIFQDPMTSLNPVFTVGEQIAEALRRHKGLSARQAWRQAVDALASVAIPDPARRAKQYPHELSGGMRQRVMIAMALSCNPQLLIADEPTTALDVTIQAQILELIAVQQRERNLGVLLITHDLGVVAQVADRAAVMYAGRIVEAASVETLFTRPQHPYTQGLLASVPRLGRRESRLPTIEGSVPKLTELPPGCAFAPRCPEVEPDCRQGDIALRTLDAVQGHAVRCRRR; this is encoded by the coding sequence ATGCCATTGCTGGTCGTTGAAGGGTTGCGGACTTACTTCCCAACGCCGGCGGGCGTCGTTCGTGCTGTGGATGATGTGTCGTTCGTCATTGAGCGCGGCGAAACGCTGGCGCTGGTCGGCGAATCCGGTTCGGGCAAGTCCGTAACGGCGCTGTCGATCATGGGGTTGGTGTCGCCGCCGGGGCGCATTGTCGCTGGGTGCATGCAGTTCAACGGTCGTGACCTGCGAACAGCGGCGGACTGGATGGCGCTGCGCGGCTCGCAAATGGCGATGATTTTTCAGGACCCGATGACCTCGCTCAACCCAGTCTTCACCGTCGGCGAGCAGATTGCCGAAGCCCTGCGGCGACACAAGGGGTTGTCGGCGCGGCAGGCGTGGCGGCAGGCCGTGGACGCGCTGGCGTCGGTCGCTATTCCCGATCCGGCGCGGCGGGCGAAACAATATCCGCATGAGCTATCCGGCGGCATGCGGCAGCGCGTCATGATTGCGATGGCGCTCAGCTGCAACCCTCAGTTGCTCATCGCTGATGAACCAACGACGGCGCTGGATGTCACCATTCAGGCGCAGATTCTGGAGCTAATTGCCGTCCAGCAACGCGAACGCAATCTTGGCGTCCTGCTCATCACGCACGACTTGGGCGTTGTAGCGCAGGTCGCCGACCGCGCGGCGGTAATGTACGCCGGGCGGATTGTTGAAGCGGCTTCGGTGGAGACGCTGTTCACACGACCGCAGCACCCCTATACTCAGGGGCTGTTAGCCAGCGTCCCACGGCTTGGTCGGCGGGAGAGCCGTCTGCCGACCATTGAGGGCAGCGTCCCGAAACTGACCGAACTCCCGCCGGGCTGCGCCTTTGCGCCGCGTTGCCCGGAAGTTGAGCCGGACTGCCGCCAAGGAGACATCGCTTTGAGGACGCTCGACGCCGTACAAGGCCATGCTGTGCGTTGTCGCCGGCGCTAA
- the lpxK gene encoding tetraacyldisaccharide 4'-kinase, protein MPWPLSAVNPDTLSPTLRAALYAPAKLYEFGVRLRIALYETAYLKPKSLTKPVISVGNITVGGTGKTPLVEYIARYLTDEGHETVILTRGYGRRSTARLVLNDGQPPPDWATAGDEPLMLARRLPDVKIIVGADRYANGRFAEATYGCDVLVLDDGFQHLQLQRDLNILVLDATDPFGDGELLPFGRLREPLYALKRADAVVVTRSDRTFDQEHLLGVLAACDVTAPVFFAYHDIVGVHELGTRRPQAQRTLVGQPIGVFSALGKPVVFEDDLANLGANVVFTKRFPDHHPYTAADIAALTAEAKAAGAERLVTTEKDAVKVEGFDFGGLPVSVVEIKTRFEDEVGLKSLLLRTIVRKKGKYYRKPSSAPPSGAASTHDRR, encoded by the coding sequence ATGCCGTGGCCGCTGTCGGCCGTCAATCCTGATACCCTGTCGCCCACGTTGCGGGCGGCGCTTTATGCACCGGCCAAACTCTACGAATTTGGCGTCCGCCTACGAATAGCGCTGTACGAAACGGCCTATCTCAAACCGAAGTCGTTGACGAAACCGGTCATCTCGGTCGGGAACATCACCGTTGGGGGAACGGGCAAAACCCCGCTGGTGGAATACATTGCGCGCTACCTGACGGACGAAGGTCACGAGACAGTTATTCTGACGCGCGGTTATGGGCGGCGTTCCACTGCACGCCTCGTCCTCAATGACGGACAGCCGCCGCCGGACTGGGCGACGGCCGGCGATGAACCCCTGATGCTGGCGCGGCGGTTGCCTGATGTGAAGATTATCGTCGGCGCAGATCGCTACGCCAACGGGCGATTCGCCGAAGCGACCTACGGCTGCGACGTGTTGGTGTTGGACGACGGCTTCCAACATCTTCAGCTCCAGCGCGATCTCAACATTCTAGTTCTGGACGCCACCGACCCGTTCGGTGACGGCGAACTGCTCCCCTTCGGTCGCCTGCGCGAACCGCTCTACGCCCTCAAGCGCGCGGACGCCGTCGTGGTGACGCGCTCGGACCGTACCTTCGACCAAGAGCACCTGCTGGGCGTCCTTGCCGCCTGCGACGTGACAGCGCCAGTGTTTTTCGCCTACCACGATATCGTCGGCGTCCACGAACTCGGAACCCGTCGCCCACAGGCGCAACGAACACTGGTTGGACAGCCAATCGGGGTGTTTTCTGCGCTGGGCAAGCCGGTTGTGTTCGAGGATGATCTGGCGAATCTGGGTGCGAATGTCGTCTTCACCAAACGCTTTCCCGACCATCATCCCTACACCGCGGCCGACATCGCCGCTTTGACGGCGGAAGCTAAAGCGGCCGGGGCAGAACGATTGGTGACGACCGAAAAAGATGCCGTCAAGGTCGAAGGTTTTGACTTCGGTGGTCTGCCGGTTTCCGTTGTGGAAATCAAAACCCGATTTGAAGATGAAGTAGGCTTGAAAAGTCTACTGCTGCGAACGATTGTGAGGAAGAAGGGCAAGTACTACCGCAAGCCGTCGTCTGCGCCGCCAAGCGGCGCCGCGTCAACCCACGACAGGCGTTGA
- a CDS encoding aminotransferase class I/II-fold pyridoxal phosphate-dependent enzyme: MSAPMPSPAITNLRLSARFADVGFSEIVRIRNRVLELKAAGETVHQFEGGEPFFETPETIKAAMRRALAENKTRYAPSSGIPPLIEAIVDKLRRKNGIPAEPSHVVVTVGGMQGLYGAFNALLDPGDEVLLLSPYWTPTRDLIHMTGGRAVCVETARMLAEGVEAALAARLTARTRAILVNTPNNPTGQVLTRANLEAVAEFARRRDLVVVSDEAYEDLVYDGEHVSIAALPEMYARTISVYTLSKSYGMTGWRIGYAVAPEPFITGIKTSVLYSTNGVSTPTQWAALAALRDIPESFFAEQRAAYRRRRDRLIAGLNELGLPVSPVPDGAFYVFPDVTSLGGTSAEIALRLLNEARVATVPGTAFGCAGEGHLRLSYSLSLEAIERGLEALQQYLARQ; the protein is encoded by the coding sequence ATGTCAGCTCCCATGCCTTCCCCGGCGATAACGAATCTGCGCTTGTCGGCGCGCTTTGCGGATGTCGGCTTTTCAGAAATCGTCCGTATTCGCAACCGTGTCTTGGAACTCAAAGCAGCTGGCGAGACGGTACACCAGTTTGAAGGAGGTGAGCCTTTTTTCGAGACTCCAGAAACCATCAAAGCGGCGATGCGCCGCGCACTAGCGGAGAACAAAACGCGCTATGCGCCGTCAAGCGGCATCCCGCCGCTGATTGAGGCCATCGTTGATAAGCTGCGCCGAAAAAACGGCATCCCGGCCGAGCCGTCGCATGTGGTTGTCACCGTCGGCGGCATGCAGGGTTTGTACGGCGCGTTCAACGCGCTGCTTGATCCGGGGGATGAGGTTTTGTTGCTGTCACCCTACTGGACGCCTACCCGTGACCTCATTCACATGACGGGCGGGCGAGCGGTTTGCGTTGAGACGGCGCGGATGCTTGCGGAGGGGGTCGAGGCTGCGCTGGCGGCGCGGCTGACAGCCCGCACGCGCGCGATTCTCGTCAACACCCCCAACAATCCGACGGGCCAAGTGCTCACTCGCGCCAACTTGGAGGCCGTCGCCGAGTTCGCCCGGCGGCGCGATTTGGTGGTGGTGTCAGACGAAGCCTATGAAGATTTGGTCTATGACGGCGAGCATGTTTCCATCGCCGCCCTGCCGGAGATGTACGCCCGGACAATTTCAGTTTATACGCTGTCGAAGTCGTACGGGATGACCGGCTGGCGCATCGGCTACGCCGTTGCGCCGGAGCCGTTTATCACGGGCATCAAAACCTCCGTTCTCTACTCGACAAATGGCGTGAGTACGCCGACGCAGTGGGCGGCGTTGGCGGCGTTGCGCGACATACCGGAAAGCTTCTTTGCGGAGCAGCGGGCGGCGTATCGGCGGCGGCGCGACCGGCTCATTGCCGGACTCAACGAACTGGGCTTGCCTGTCAGTCCTGTGCCGGACGGCGCATTTTACGTCTTCCCGGATGTCACCTCCCTTGGCGGGACGAGCGCCGAGATTGCCCTCCGTCTGCTCAATGAAGCGCGTGTGGCGACCGTGCCAGGCACGGCGTTCGGTTGCGCCGGCGAAGGTCACTTACGCCTGAGTTATTCGTTGTCGCTGGAAGCCATTGAACGTGGGTTAGAGGCTCTGCAGCAATATCTCGCCCGGCAGTGA
- the smc gene encoding chromosome segregation protein SMC — MLRLNKLELRGFKSFCDATQIVFHEGVTAIVGPNGCGKSNIVDAIAWVLGEQSAKNLRGGKMEDVIFNGTRNRKPLGMAEVSLTLTAVQDLVEGRPVADPDDDPTAALAAANEAAHDEAVQDDRAPDATRRRRPLHLPRLLAGETITISRRLYRSGDSDYLMNGRLCRLRDIQDFFSGTGLSRAHYAIIEQGRIGQVLSLKPQDRRALIEEAAGIGRFKAKRHQAELKLEATRQNLARLDDLIGEIERSIANLKRQAQKSRKFVALREELRAAQRRYFALLWTRLQASRSAAAETCAALYAERDRLAAELARLTEAVAAARETARQAEETLNAARQTAAAAEIERDRLRHTGANLEAELVRIDERDAELATALEQTQRRRRLIEKALDASRAGNDQLVNELARQERELASAEARHRELGTALREAESAYEEARRRHLLHLTRAERLRHQSEQLAETDTRLSRQSQSLKQERQRATERQAQAQSECAAAEQRLTELEQRWAAVKADADAAQAELDAMDATQKRLQERLSEMRRAQQRAEDRRQALEELDRRHAYYAETVRALLERANDIAGFHPLGTLADFLTVVEGYESLVENVLGDTLQAVVVPTPASARAAAEWLTKAQVGRVTLLVAGVQGGADGTSGVAAAKPTSPPTRLWDVLGVPEHLAPAFRQAFPELADAVLAPSLDAALEAAADAPVPCLITPAGEQVSGGVRLTAGGGAAKSILRVKRDIRALKAEAVALAKDIALLMQEQQQMEVRRTAVAANYAALDAELRRLETERAAQTVELGQRRREVERAHQHLAVIAVEQRQLAAEAEQLAARRTKLEAELAEAVAQREAAEQAVLTEQQRAATLRPAVEAAAQTLAEHRAQAASLLERRRAAESELRRLEREWRELDQTSAQLTLEQTALQTRRTDVRRARADVQAQEAAAETALGRARCAVAAAESNLTNCRNALDGLEAELRGAQAAERDVRDRLSVAELEAAKIVAELDYLARHCHAELGCTLETLPPPAAEGPSEATLAETITALKEAIAALGSINMLAVEELAEAEQRYEFLTAQRTDVLESLAATEETLKEIRRRTKHRFREAFERINAYFAETFQELFGGGRGEMLLIEPDDPLESGIDIVAQPPGKRLQSVLLLSGGEKAMAAIALILAIFRYRPSPFCVLDEVDAPLDEANIDRFTEKVRAMGQHTQFLIVTHNKRTMEAADSIYGVTMPEPGVSKLLSVRFDDKPSVAPAATDAADGSDSTTDIDANALGVVG; from the coding sequence ATGCTTCGCCTCAATAAGCTCGAACTACGTGGCTTCAAAAGTTTCTGCGACGCTACGCAGATTGTCTTCCACGAAGGCGTCACGGCTATTGTTGGCCCAAACGGCTGCGGCAAAAGCAACATCGTGGACGCCATTGCTTGGGTGCTAGGTGAACAGTCGGCCAAAAATCTGCGCGGCGGAAAGATGGAAGATGTCATCTTCAACGGTACACGCAATCGGAAACCGCTCGGTATGGCCGAAGTCTCGCTGACGTTGACGGCGGTGCAGGATTTGGTCGAAGGGCGACCCGTCGCCGACCCGGACGACGATCCAACGGCCGCGCTGGCCGCCGCCAACGAGGCCGCACATGACGAAGCCGTACAGGACGACCGTGCGCCGGATGCAACACGCCGTCGCCGTCCGCTCCATCTACCGCGTTTGCTGGCGGGTGAAACAATCACCATCAGCCGGCGGCTTTACCGCAGTGGCGACAGCGATTATCTGATGAATGGTCGCCTCTGCCGTCTGCGCGACATTCAAGACTTCTTCAGCGGGACGGGTTTGAGCCGCGCCCACTACGCCATCATTGAGCAGGGGCGCATTGGGCAAGTGCTCTCCTTAAAGCCGCAGGATCGGCGTGCGCTGATTGAAGAAGCCGCCGGCATCGGACGCTTTAAGGCTAAGCGTCACCAAGCTGAACTCAAGCTTGAAGCCACCCGCCAAAATCTCGCACGGCTGGACGACCTCATTGGCGAAATTGAGCGTTCCATCGCCAACCTCAAGCGCCAAGCGCAAAAGTCGCGCAAGTTCGTCGCCCTACGTGAGGAACTCCGCGCCGCCCAGCGCCGATACTTTGCGCTGCTGTGGACGCGATTGCAGGCAAGCCGGTCCGCGGCGGCAGAGACCTGCGCTGCGCTCTATGCCGAGCGTGATCGGCTCGCAGCCGAACTTGCCCGTCTGACGGAAGCCGTCGCCGCCGCCCGTGAAACAGCCCGCCAGGCCGAAGAGACCCTCAACGCCGCGCGACAGACCGCCGCCGCCGCTGAAATTGAGCGTGACCGCTTACGGCACACCGGAGCGAACCTAGAAGCCGAACTAGTTCGCATTGACGAGCGCGACGCCGAACTCGCCACTGCACTTGAGCAAACGCAGCGGCGGCGACGGCTCATCGAGAAGGCGCTGGACGCCTCTAGAGCCGGCAACGACCAACTGGTGAATGAACTGGCGCGGCAGGAGCGTGAGTTAGCGTCCGCTGAAGCGCGTCATCGCGAGCTGGGAACGGCGCTGCGGGAGGCCGAAAGTGCGTATGAGGAAGCCCGCCGCCGGCACCTCCTCCATCTGACGCGCGCCGAACGCCTGCGGCATCAATCGGAGCAACTTGCCGAAACAGACACCCGCCTGTCCCGTCAGTCGCAATCGCTCAAACAGGAACGGCAACGCGCAACGGAACGCCAAGCACAGGCACAGTCCGAATGTGCGGCAGCGGAACAGCGTCTTACTGAACTTGAACAACGCTGGGCTGCCGTCAAAGCCGACGCCGACGCTGCGCAGGCCGAACTCGACGCCATGGACGCCACCCAGAAACGGTTACAGGAGCGCTTGAGCGAGATGCGACGGGCGCAGCAACGCGCCGAAGACCGTCGTCAAGCGCTTGAAGAGCTTGATCGCCGCCACGCCTACTATGCGGAGACCGTTCGCGCCCTGCTGGAGCGGGCAAATGACATCGCCGGTTTTCATCCGCTCGGCACACTGGCCGATTTCCTAACGGTTGTGGAGGGCTACGAGTCGCTTGTGGAAAACGTCTTGGGCGACACCCTGCAAGCGGTCGTTGTCCCTACACCGGCGTCTGCCCGCGCGGCGGCCGAGTGGCTGACGAAGGCTCAGGTTGGACGGGTGACGCTGCTTGTCGCCGGCGTGCAGGGTGGGGCCGACGGCACATCCGGTGTGGCCGCCGCCAAACCGACTTCGCCTCCGACGCGCCTATGGGACGTGCTGGGCGTCCCGGAGCATTTGGCGCCAGCTTTCCGGCAGGCCTTTCCGGAATTGGCCGACGCCGTCCTTGCGCCGTCGCTTGACGCTGCATTGGAGGCCGCCGCCGATGCGCCGGTACCGTGCCTGATTACACCGGCGGGTGAGCAAGTCAGCGGCGGCGTCCGACTGACGGCCGGCGGCGGTGCGGCGAAGAGCATCTTGCGCGTCAAACGCGACATCCGCGCCCTGAAAGCTGAGGCTGTGGCGCTGGCGAAAGACATCGCCCTCCTGATGCAGGAACAGCAACAGATGGAGGTTCGGCGAACAGCAGTCGCGGCCAACTATGCCGCGCTAGACGCCGAACTGCGCCGTTTGGAAACTGAACGCGCCGCCCAAACGGTAGAACTCGGCCAGCGCCGCCGCGAGGTGGAGCGCGCCCACCAGCACCTCGCCGTCATTGCCGTCGAGCAGCGGCAACTCGCCGCCGAAGCCGAACAGCTTGCGGCCCGTCGGACGAAACTAGAAGCAGAACTCGCAGAAGCCGTCGCCCAGCGTGAAGCCGCAGAACAAGCGGTTCTGACCGAACAACAGCGCGCAGCAACGCTTCGCCCGGCGGTCGAAGCCGCCGCGCAAACGCTGGCGGAGCATCGTGCGCAGGCTGCAAGCCTGCTGGAACGCCGCCGGGCGGCGGAGAGCGAACTACGTCGTCTGGAGCGCGAATGGCGCGAACTCGATCAGACCTCCGCCCAGCTCACACTCGAACAAACCGCGCTCCAGACGCGGCGCACCGACGTTCGGCGGGCACGCGCTGATGTGCAGGCGCAAGAAGCGGCGGCGGAGACGGCGTTGGGTCGGGCGCGTTGCGCCGTTGCCGCAGCTGAGTCCAATCTCACAAACTGCCGCAATGCATTAGACGGTCTAGAAGCCGAACTGCGGGGCGCACAGGCGGCGGAACGCGATGTGCGCGACCGGCTGTCCGTCGCCGAACTGGAGGCTGCCAAAATCGTCGCCGAACTCGATTACCTTGCTCGTCACTGCCACGCCGAACTGGGCTGCACGCTTGAAACCCTCCCACCGCCCGCCGCCGAAGGACCGTCGGAAGCGACGCTCGCAGAAACTATCACGGCGCTCAAAGAGGCGATTGCCGCGCTCGGCTCTATCAACATGCTCGCCGTGGAGGAACTCGCTGAAGCTGAACAACGCTACGAGTTTCTAACGGCGCAACGGACTGACGTTCTTGAATCACTGGCCGCAACGGAGGAAACCCTGAAGGAAATTCGCCGCCGGACAAAACATCGCTTCCGTGAGGCCTTTGAGCGCATCAACGCCTACTTTGCAGAAACCTTTCAGGAGTTGTTCGGGGGCGGACGCGGAGAAATGCTGCTGATTGAGCCGGACGACCCACTAGAGTCAGGTATTGATATTGTGGCTCAACCGCCGGGCAAGCGGTTGCAATCCGTTCTACTGTTGTCCGGCGGCGAGAAGGCGATGGCAGCGATAGCGCTTATTCTGGCTATCTTTCGCTATCGGCCGAGCCCGTTTTGCGTCCTCGATGAAGTGGACGCCCCGCTTGACGAAGCCAACATTGATCGCTTTACGGAAAAGGTCCGCGCCATGGGCCAGCACACGCAGTTTCTCATCGTGACGCACAACAAACGAACCATGGAAGCCGCCGACTCGATTTACGGCGTCACGATGCCAGAGCCGGGCGTCTCAAAACTGCTTTCCGTGCGATTTGACGACAAACCTTCCGTTGCGCCCGCCGCGACGGATGCCGCCGACGGCTCAGATTCCACAACCGACATCGACGCCAACGCACTGGGCGTCGTCGGCTGA